The region GATTGAATGAGTGACATGCTTATTGCTTTGTCAGCGCTCAGGGCAGCCACTATCAGCAAGACCTATGGGTAAAACATGCTGACTGGATGACTCGTGATCAAGCATGTAGACCAGGACGTACCGTGACAAGAATGCAATGTGCGTCCTTGGGTTCCCCAGTTTCGTCCGTGCCCACGAGGTCAGCCAGGCGCTCGATATCGTTTACTCGCACCACGTTGATGTCGTTATCGAAGCAGAAAGCCTGGATGAGGGTGAAGTGGATCTGGAGCGCGATGTCGCATTCGTACTCCTCGTCTGTCGCCAGAACGCAGAATGCCACATTGTCTGCGTCACTGTTGAAATAAACATGAGAGGCAGTTTAGAAGCGGGTCCTATTCTGTAATTGTACACTACGCCATACATCGGAGCATGAATACTTAGTGCATGACAAAAACCATTAGGAGTGTACTTACACATTCATAACTTTGGCAGACTCGTAGACTCCCACCGTAAGATAGTCCTGCTTCTTTGCAGACACCAACAGCTCCTCCAGGGCTGTGCCTGCAATTTGCAGTCtgaagagaaaaatatatattattaatcTCTGCACACTGTCATTACATAGTAACACAGTATCAAAAGGTTCCAACTGCAGTAGGTTTGCATTCGTTTGTAAAATGTGTAGGCTATTTACCTATCGGTGGTATCGAGTGCGCTCTCCTGTCCACGGATCTCTTCCAGTTCCAGAGTCATGATTATAATCCAAGTGTATATCGGGCTTGTTCAATAATTGATAGATAGATACAGGTTTACAGTTCACTGGCAGCTCTTGCGTTATTCTGGGCTCTCGCAGCGTTGCAGTTGTTATATAGCAGGTCAGCGGAGTTTCTCGGCAAGAGGCGTGGTTTTCCCCCGCTGACGGTCGTGATTGGCTTTGGGTATGTGCGGAGCCAAATGTCCCTGTGTGTTACAGTTGCGCTTGTTGACAACCCCACGTGGGGCAGGATTACAATATTACAAGAAATCCCCCCACCTTCATTGACTTTTGCCTTGACTCGCTGCCAACATCCAACATCAGCACTGTGCAAAACTGAAATTTCCCCTTTTATATCAATTTGAAAACACCTCACAGAAAAGAGGCTATGGGCCGCAGACTTGAAACGAATGAAACTTGCAGAACTGAATAAAGCTCCCAACCTGTACTCTTTGTTCAGTTACGGTATTAAAACATATTGACATGACGGTATTGACATGCACTCACTGGGCATGTGAAGCCTACATTTTATTGTCTCTTATAAGACAAAATGGAGGTCATGCATAATTCGTTTCTTTAGGGCTGTTTAGTATTGATAGGTAATAATGCCTTATTGGTTTGCAATTGAACCAATACCAAAAGTTGTAAAGGCTTTTGGTATCTGGGCTACTTGCAGCAACGTTAAACATAAAATGTGTGCCTTATCTATTTTCCCAAAGTTGTTATTGGTTCCAATACGTATCTGAGCAGCCAAGTGAaagacgttttttttttttttttacggagaAATGACAAGCGGAAGAGAACAGCTTGCACGCGGCACACGCCAGTGTTTTGCATCTGAGGCGCAAGAACATAATTGCCCGTCTTGGCGCGTGGCGATTTATCGCCAAGACAACAGCCGCTGTCAGAATAATGGCGCGTGCCCCACCTGCCTCCTGTTCTTTCAGGATGAGAGTGAGGCCGGGGGGGAGTGGGGCCGGGGGgcagtcagggtgtgtgtgtaactgCAACAGTTACTGCAACAGCTGCGGACAGATGCACGTGCTCACTAAAGCCTCGTTCTTACCTGGTTCTAAACATGCTTCCTTTATTCttatcttgtccacattctgattgtgcccacattttcagaAATATGTGCACATGGTACTAAAATGTGTCTCTTATCCGTACACTGTGCCCACATTGTGACCCACATTGTGACCCACATCATGGTCCCTCCCTGTATGCAAATTATTTGACAGCTTTTcttacaaaataatatttatttatttatttattttaagacacCTATTGATGCCATATGTCAATTGTGCCACCCGTCAATGATTGTAGAAGGTGGATAATGATTATTTAAATGGTTTCACTGTCCATATCCGTCTTCACTTGTAAGGTATGCAGACACAATGCATGCCGAACTACCTCCGAAGGTGGTCAGGCAAGATCTAATCACAATCAGACCACAGTGTGTTTTTTTAATTGCACAATGTGTCTTTTAATTGTCTAAACCTGTCTGGACATGTGGGCAAAATCAGAATGCgaacaagatcaggacaaaggatgcatgttagaaccaggtataaacagggatTTAGAGTGGCACCGGCTGGCCCTTTCACTCTTTTATCATTCTGATGAATGGTTTTGATTGATACGTCTGATAGCTCGTTGAAAGATTCGACATACTAGCTCATTAACAGTTATCAACTATTTGTCTGCTATCCACACTCCCTTTTTACTCATCTGTCAGTCGCCTACGAATAATGACTTGATAGGCCATCTCATGAACTATTAGCTCTGGCCTAGGCTACTCAGCACTGAAATTGGAATACAATTCATGGCCAATCCTATAGGTACTTCACTCTACTAGGACTAACAATAGAAAGTTACATAATACATATGATTGTGAAACTTGTTATAATACAGTGACTATTACTAGATCTGATATAGGCCTACAATAGGCCTACATAGGCAGGCATCATTTAAAACAGTGTTGCCCCTTAGTCAAAGGATGGCTAAAACAGTTGAGCCCTAC is a window of Oncorhynchus kisutch isolate 150728-3 linkage group LG3, Okis_V2, whole genome shotgun sequence DNA encoding:
- the LOC109883147 gene encoding growth arrest and DNA damage-inducible protein GADD45 gamma, translating into MTLELEEIRGQESALDTTDRLQIAGTALEELLVSAKKQDYLTVGVYESAKVMNVDADNVAFCVLATDEEYECDIALQIHFTLIQAFCFDNDINVVRVNDIERLADLVGTDETGEPKDAHCILVTSPGAESWKDPALDKLHLFCEESRSVYDWVPTITLPER